In one window of Eleutherodactylus coqui strain aEleCoq1 chromosome 10, aEleCoq1.hap1, whole genome shotgun sequence DNA:
- the FBXW2 gene encoding F-box/WD repeat-containing protein 2, with protein MEKKDFETWLENLSTSFFTLTDLQKNETLDHLISLSGAVQLRHLSNNLETLLKRDFLKLLPLELSFYLLKWLDPQTLLTCCLVSKQWNKVISACTEVWQVACRSLGWQIDDSLQDTLHWKKVYLKAVLRMKQLANHEAFQTASLIGHSARVYALYYKDGLLCTGSDDLSAKLWDVSTGQCIYGIQTHTCAAVTFDEQKLVTGSFDNTVACWDWSSGARTQHFRGHTGAVFSVDYNDELDLLVSGSADNTVKIWALSSGTCLNTLTGHTEWVTKVVLQKCEVKSVLHNPGDYILLSADKYEIKIWPIGREINCKCLKTLYVSDDRSITLQPRLHFDGRYIVCSSALGLYQWDFASYDILRVIKTPDSTSLSLLGFGDIFALLFDNHHLYIMDLRTGKVISRWPLPEYRKSKRGSSFLAGEMAWLDGLDGSNDVGLVFATSMPDHSIHLVLWKENG; from the exons ATGGAGAAGAAGGATTTTGAGACATGGCTTGAGAACCTCTCAACGTCTTTTTTTACACTCACGGACCTGCAGAAAAATGAGACCTTGGATCACCTGATCAGCCTGAGCGGAGCCGTGCAGCTGCGCCACTTGTCCAATAACCTGGAGACCCTGCTGAAGCGTGACTTCCTCAAGCTTCTTCCCCTGGAGCTCAGCTTCTACCTGCTGAAATGGCTGGACCCCCAGACGCTCCTCACCTGCTGCCTGGTGTCCAAGCAGTGGAACAAGGTGATCAGCGCCTGCACTGAGGTCTGGCAGGTGGCGTGCCGCAGCCTGGGCTGGCAGATAGACGATTCTCTTCAGGACACTCTGCACTGGAAAAAAGTTTACCTGAAGGCCGTGTTGCGTATGAAGCAGCTGGCCAATCACGAAGCCTTCCAGACCGCATCCCTCATCGGACACAGCGCCAGAGTTTATGCACTTTATTATAAGGACGGTCTCCTATGTACAG GTTCTGATGACTTGTCCGCCAAACTGTGGGACGTGAGCACCGGCCAGTGCATCTACGGCATCCAGACCCACACCTGCGCTGCCGTGACATTCGATGAACAAAAGCTTGTGACTGGTTCATTCGATAACACTGTGGCCTGCTGGGACTGGAGCTCAGGGGCCCGAACACAGCACTTCCGGGGCCACACAGGAGCAG TCTTTAGTGTGGACTATAACGATGAGCTGGATCTCCTGGTCAGCGGCTCGGCGGACAACactgtgaaaatctgggccttATCTTCAGGAACATGCTTGAATACGCTCACCGGCCACACTGAGTGGGTGACAAAG GTTGTTTTACAGAAGTGTGAGGTGAAGTCGGTCCTGCACAACCCTGGAGATTACATCCTACTGAGTGCTGACAAGTATGAAATTAAG ATTTGGCCGATTGGCAGAGAGATAAACTGTAAGTGTCTGAAGACTTTGTATGTGTCCGATGATCGGAGCATAACTCTCCAGCCGCGGCTGCACTTTGACGGCAGATACATCGTCTGCAGCTCAGCTCTGGGTCTGTACCAGTGGGATTTCGCCAGCTATGACATCTTACG GGTCATCAAGACTCCGGATTCCACCAGCCTTTCTCTGCTTGGTTTTGGGGACATTTTCGCCCTCCTCTTTGACAACCACCACCTGTACATCATGGACTTACGGACTGGGAAGGTGATCAGCCGCTGGCCGCTCCCCGAGTACAGGAAGTCCAAGAGGGGCTCCAGCTTTTTGGCTGGAGAGATGGCGTGGCTGGACGGCCTGGACGGTAGCAATGACGTGGGGCTGGTGTTCGCCACCAGCATGCCGGACCACAGTATCCACTTGGTGTTGTGGAAGGAGAACGGCTGA